Proteins from one Mycobacterium sp. SMC-2 genomic window:
- a CDS encoding glycosyltransferase yields the protein MAVILAYGSPALGHLLPVGALLAELAGRGHEVHVRTMAGGVATLRAVGAHAEPVDPDIESIVGEDWRARNALGVLKLTIDVLCRRAVLEVGDLRRAVDAVRPDALIVDANCWGAMSAAEAGDTPWLVFSPFTPYLRSRGVPPFGPGLRPLPGILGDLRDASVRPIVRHLFDRPTLPRLNAIRGELGVSPVASVDDFVRRAPLLLAVGGEPFEYRHPGWDGLVHHIGACVFEPAHTPTPDWVADIKQPVVLLNTSSIRQPDAALGRIALRALADEPVHVVATFPAGIPPGLPRPANATICRFVPHAAVLQRASCAITHGGMGTTLKALDRGVPVCVVPFARDQAEVARRVEVARCGTRLAAKNLSPARLKAKVRAAMTMADGARRVAAGFAATGGVRRGADLIEQRVLGSAARRPVS from the coding sequence ATGGCGGTGATACTGGCCTACGGGTCGCCGGCCCTGGGTCACCTGCTGCCGGTGGGCGCGCTGCTGGCCGAGCTCGCCGGCCGCGGTCACGAGGTGCACGTGCGCACCATGGCGGGCGGCGTCGCGACGCTGCGCGCGGTGGGCGCGCACGCCGAGCCTGTCGATCCCGACATCGAATCGATCGTCGGCGAGGACTGGCGCGCCCGAAACGCATTGGGTGTATTGAAGTTAACGATCGACGTGCTCTGCCGGCGCGCGGTGCTCGAAGTCGGGGATTTGCGACGCGCGGTGGATGCGGTCCGGCCGGACGCGCTCATCGTCGATGCGAACTGCTGGGGGGCGATGTCGGCCGCGGAGGCCGGCGATACGCCTTGGCTGGTGTTCTCGCCGTTCACGCCGTATCTGCGGTCGCGCGGGGTGCCCCCGTTCGGTCCGGGGCTGCGCCCGCTGCCGGGCATCCTCGGCGACCTCCGGGACGCCTCGGTGCGCCCGATCGTCCGGCATCTGTTCGACCGGCCAACGCTGCCGCGGCTCAACGCCATTCGCGGCGAGCTGGGGGTGTCGCCGGTCGCGTCGGTCGACGACTTCGTGCGGCGGGCACCGCTGCTGCTGGCCGTCGGCGGCGAGCCCTTCGAGTATCGCCATCCCGGATGGGACGGTTTGGTTCACCACATCGGCGCATGCGTATTCGAACCCGCCCACACACCCACGCCGGACTGGGTCGCGGACATCAAGCAGCCGGTGGTGCTTTTGAACACGTCGTCGATCAGGCAGCCCGATGCCGCGCTGGGACGGATCGCGTTGCGGGCGCTGGCCGACGAGCCCGTCCACGTGGTGGCGACCTTCCCGGCGGGGATACCACCGGGTCTCCCGCGACCGGCCAACGCGACCATCTGCCGCTTCGTCCCGCACGCGGCCGTGCTGCAACGGGCCAGCTGCGCCATAACGCACGGCGGGATGGGAACGACGCTGAAGGCCCTCGACCGCGGCGTACCCGTCTGCGTCGTGCCGTTCGCGCGCGACCAGGCCGAAGTCGCCCGGCGCGTGGAGGTCGCCCGCTGCGGTACCCGCCTGGCAGCCAAAAACCTCAGCCCTGCACGGCTGAAGGCGAAGGTGCGTGCGGCGATGACGATGGCGGACGGCGCGCGTCGCGTGGCCGCCGGGTTCGCCGCGACCGGAGGGGTGCGGCGGGGGGCCGACCTGATCGAGCAGCGGGTGCTCGGCTCCGCTGCCCGGCGGCCGGTGTCCTAG
- a CDS encoding MarR family winged helix-turn-helix transcriptional regulator, protein MTKRGAAERRLNRAELEKLMSADMRALTAQSDRIGRHFARQHDVGGTDLHALLHIMVAETAGTPLTPAQLRQRLDVSPAAITYLVDRMIDSGHLRREPDPGDRRKTLLRYEEPGMALARSFFTPLGAELHKALADVPDCDLAAAHRVFLAMMAAMSTFESQLATAAPEPSATDAKRAPAKGRRRVVKNGDRPA, encoded by the coding sequence GTGACCAAGCGCGGCGCCGCTGAACGGCGATTGAACCGAGCCGAACTCGAGAAATTGATGTCGGCCGACATGCGCGCACTCACAGCGCAATCGGACCGCATCGGCCGGCACTTCGCCCGTCAGCACGACGTCGGCGGCACCGACCTGCACGCCTTGCTGCACATCATGGTCGCCGAAACGGCCGGAACGCCGCTGACGCCGGCGCAGTTGCGGCAGCGCCTCGACGTGTCGCCCGCCGCCATCACCTACCTGGTGGACCGGATGATCGACTCCGGCCACCTCCGGCGCGAACCCGATCCCGGCGACCGGCGCAAGACGCTGCTGCGCTACGAAGAACCGGGCATGGCACTGGCCCGCTCGTTCTTCACCCCCCTCGGCGCGGAGTTGCACAAGGCCCTCGCCGACGTGCCCGACTGCGATTTGGCCGCCGCGCACCGGGTCTTCCTGGCGATGATGGCGGCGATGTCCACCTTCGAATCGCAACTCGCCACCGCGGCCCCCGAGCCGTCGGCGACCGACGCCAAGCGCGCGCCCGCCAAGGGTCGCCGTCGTGTGGTGAAAAACGGCGATCGACCCGCCTAG
- a CDS encoding DUF2945 domain-containing protein has protein sequence MSGKEFHKGDKVEWKSHGRTVRGTVEAKITSDTEAAGRTVRASEDEPQYRVRSDKTGAEAVHKPGALRPADRPMAGEETT, from the coding sequence ATGAGTGGCAAGGAATTCCACAAGGGCGACAAGGTCGAGTGGAAGAGCCACGGCAGGACCGTCCGCGGGACGGTGGAAGCCAAAATCACCTCCGACACCGAGGCCGCCGGACGCACCGTGCGCGCGTCCGAAGACGAGCCGCAGTACAGGGTCCGCAGCGACAAGACGGGCGCGGAAGCCGTGCACAAGCCCGGGGCGCTACGCCCAGCGGACCGACCCATGGCCGGCGAGGAAACCACCTGA
- a CDS encoding lipopolysaccharide assembly LapA domain-containing protein, translating to MSTESRVPSEPSSRSFTRLAAAWWALVVGLVILIVLLIFVAQNTESLTVHFLAFHWNLPVGVGYLLSAAAGATTTVLVGAARIIQLRRTAKKQLKTM from the coding sequence ATGAGCACTGAGTCGCGCGTTCCCTCCGAGCCGTCATCTCGATCGTTCACCCGATTAGCGGCGGCGTGGTGGGCGCTTGTCGTTGGCCTGGTGATCCTCATCGTCCTGCTGATCTTCGTCGCGCAGAACACCGAATCGCTCACTGTGCACTTTCTCGCCTTCCACTGGAACTTGCCGGTAGGGGTGGGCTACCTATTGTCGGCGGCGGCCGGCGCGACCACGACGGTGCTCGTCGGTGCCGCGCGGATCATCCAGCTGCGCAGGACCGCCAAGAAGCAACTCAAGACGATGTGA
- a CDS encoding DUF2784 domain-containing protein — MRKGYAAAVVLTVGVHLAYLAYVPVGGFLALRWPRTIVLHRAAVAWGAAVIALKLPCPLTEAESWARRRAGMNPLPTTGFVDRYVAGLLVPSGRVGLAQAFAFVWAAISWGVFARRVSR; from the coding sequence GTGCGGAAAGGGTATGCCGCCGCCGTCGTCCTGACCGTTGGCGTGCACCTCGCCTACCTGGCCTACGTGCCGGTCGGCGGCTTCCTGGCGCTGCGGTGGCCACGCACCATCGTGCTGCACCGGGCCGCCGTCGCCTGGGGCGCCGCCGTCATTGCGCTCAAGCTGCCGTGCCCATTGACAGAAGCCGAGTCGTGGGCGCGCCGCCGCGCCGGCATGAACCCCTTACCCACCACGGGGTTCGTCGACCGTTATGTCGCGGGCCTTCTCGTGCCGTCGGGCCGCGTCGGTCTCGCACAGGCTTTCGCGTTTGTGTGGGCCGCGATCTCCTGGGGCGTATTCGCGAGACGCGTCAGCCGCTGA
- a CDS encoding Rieske (2Fe-2S) protein produces MNIREQLEHLWSAARPKDWPLQVIPRTPWADQQPTYRDAQPAIIDAALKRAQQKPTGNWFAFAGSANVRPGRPFGARVAGVEIVAWRDDQHRLCVGPRSCPHLGADLATGTVHGGTLICRWHGLALDGHAREFGWSPLPGHDDGILVWVRLDEAGGEAPLAEPVIPARPDGDTLSAVAHVAGVCEPADVIANRLDPWHGAWFHPYSFTRLEVLTTPTETVDRFSVAVAFRMGRLGVPVVAEFSCPEARTIVMRIVDGEGTGSTVETHATPIGSGPDGRPRTAVLEATIAHSDRPGFTRASRAAALITPLMRLAANRLWRDDLAYAERRYQVRTGSG; encoded by the coding sequence ATGAATATTCGCGAACAGCTAGAACACCTGTGGTCGGCCGCCCGGCCCAAAGACTGGCCCCTGCAGGTGATCCCGCGTACGCCGTGGGCCGACCAGCAACCGACCTACCGGGACGCCCAGCCCGCCATCATCGACGCCGCGCTGAAGCGGGCCCAGCAGAAGCCCACCGGGAACTGGTTCGCGTTCGCCGGCAGCGCCAACGTGCGTCCCGGGCGGCCGTTCGGCGCGCGGGTCGCCGGGGTCGAGATCGTCGCCTGGCGCGACGACCAGCATCGGCTCTGTGTGGGGCCCCGCAGTTGCCCCCACCTGGGGGCGGATCTGGCCACCGGAACCGTGCACGGCGGCACCCTGATCTGCCGATGGCACGGGCTGGCCCTGGACGGCCATGCGCGTGAATTCGGCTGGAGCCCGTTGCCCGGCCACGATGACGGCATCCTGGTGTGGGTGCGGCTCGACGAGGCGGGCGGCGAGGCCCCGTTGGCGGAACCGGTGATTCCGGCCCGGCCGGACGGTGACACCCTTTCCGCCGTCGCCCACGTGGCGGGCGTCTGCGAGCCCGCCGACGTGATCGCCAATCGGCTCGACCCGTGGCACGGCGCCTGGTTTCATCCGTACTCGTTCACCCGGCTCGAAGTGCTCACCACGCCAACCGAAACCGTCGATCGCTTCTCGGTGGCGGTGGCTTTCCGGATGGGCCGCCTGGGCGTCCCCGTCGTCGCGGAATTCAGCTGCCCGGAGGCACGCACCATCGTGATGCGCATCGTGGACGGCGAGGGAACCGGCAGCACCGTCGAGACCCACGCCACCCCAATCGGATCGGGTCCCGACGGGCGTCCCCGCACCGCCGTGCTGGAGGCCACCATCGCGCATTCGGACCGTCCCGGGTTCACGCGCGCGTCGCGGGCGGCCGCCCTGATCACACCGCTCATGCGCTTGGCGGCCAACAGGCTCTGGCGCGACGATCTCGCGTACGCCGAGCGCCGCTACCAGGTGCGCACCGGATCCGGCTGA
- a CDS encoding NAD(P)/FAD-dependent oxidoreductase, translating to MTADKADPRRETRPAPTGLPDAGALTSQPRVVVVGGGIAGLTAATGLAERGVAVEVIEREGYLGGRVGGWTEHDDGAELAMNRGFHAFFRQYYNLRALLERIDPQLRMLTPVDDYPLIDGAGRRDTFRGLPRTPPWNAVAFAARSPTFRLRDFLQLDARAAAPLAAVSLPGIYERLDHFDAATFLKSIRFPEAARHLAFEVFSRSFFAEPAKLSAAELATMFHIYFLGSSEGLVFDVPTSNYDSALWQPLRRYLEDRGVRFRLGTTASRVDTGSAQPFRVQVDSGDHLDADAVVLATDVAGLQRVVGASTGLATEGWRARIARLRTAPPFAVHRLWLDRPVGAERPAFLGTAGHEPLDNISVLERYEREAAEWSRGHHGSVVELHSYALEAAPSRAAALRQLHKVYPETAAAQIVCERLLHRSDCPLFPPGSYAHRPAVFTPQPGLLLAGDAVRVDLPVALMERAATTGWCAANHLLRRWGLAGHPLVTVPTRGRSALLRWLATR from the coding sequence ATGACGGCCGACAAAGCCGATCCCCGACGCGAAACAAGGCCCGCGCCAACCGGATTGCCCGACGCCGGCGCGCTGACTTCGCAACCGCGGGTGGTCGTCGTGGGCGGCGGCATTGCCGGGCTGACCGCCGCCACCGGGCTGGCCGAACGGGGCGTCGCCGTCGAGGTGATCGAGCGCGAAGGCTACCTCGGCGGCCGGGTGGGCGGCTGGACCGAGCACGACGACGGGGCCGAGCTCGCGATGAATCGCGGCTTCCACGCGTTCTTCCGGCAGTACTACAACCTGCGGGCCCTGCTCGAGCGGATCGACCCGCAATTGCGGATGCTCACACCCGTCGACGACTATCCGCTGATCGACGGAGCGGGCCGGCGCGACACCTTCCGGGGGCTGCCGCGCACCCCGCCGTGGAACGCGGTGGCCTTCGCCGCGCGCAGCCCGACCTTCCGGCTTCGCGACTTCCTTCAGCTCGACGCTCGCGCGGCCGCGCCGCTGGCCGCGGTGTCGTTGCCCGGGATCTACGAGCGCCTCGACCACTTCGACGCCGCGACGTTCCTCAAGAGCATCCGATTTCCCGAAGCCGCAAGGCATCTGGCCTTCGAGGTATTCTCCCGCAGCTTCTTCGCCGAGCCGGCGAAGCTTTCCGCGGCGGAGTTGGCGACCATGTTCCACATCTACTTCCTCGGGTCGTCCGAAGGGTTGGTCTTCGACGTCCCCACGTCGAACTACGACAGCGCCCTCTGGCAGCCGCTGCGGCGCTACCTCGAGGACCGCGGCGTGCGCTTCCGGCTCGGCACCACCGCCTCCCGCGTCGACACCGGGTCGGCGCAGCCGTTCCGGGTGCAAGTCGATTCGGGCGATCACCTGGACGCAGACGCCGTGGTGCTGGCCACCGATGTGGCCGGCCTGCAGCGTGTCGTCGGGGCATCGACCGGGCTGGCCACCGAGGGCTGGCGCGCGCGGATCGCCCGGCTGCGCACCGCGCCGCCGTTCGCCGTGCATCGGTTGTGGCTCGACCGTCCGGTCGGCGCCGAGCGGCCGGCGTTTCTGGGCACCGCCGGCCATGAGCCACTGGACAACATCAGCGTGCTGGAGCGCTACGAACGCGAGGCCGCCGAGTGGTCGCGCGGGCATCATGGGTCGGTCGTCGAATTGCATTCGTACGCACTCGAGGCCGCGCCGTCGCGCGCGGCCGCGCTGCGCCAACTGCACAAGGTGTATCCGGAAACCGCGGCGGCACAGATCGTTTGCGAGCGACTGCTGCATCGCAGCGATTGCCCGCTGTTCCCTCCGGGGTCCTATGCGCACCGCCCGGCGGTGTTCACGCCGCAGCCCGGCCTGCTGCTGGCCGGCGACGCCGTCCGCGTCGACTTGCCCGTGGCACTGATGGAGCGCGCCGCGACCACGGGTTGGTGCGCCGCCAACCATTTGCTGAGAAGATGGGGACTGGCCGGGCACCCGTTGGTCACCGTACCCACCCGAGGCCGGTCAGCCCTGTTGCGATGGCTCGCCACCCGCTAA
- a CDS encoding class I SAM-dependent methyltransferase, with amino-acid sequence MRVGEARPTPGQLSAAFDAGAMAYDRLVGASPGYHQQLLLSARRMRITNNGKGLRLLDAGCGTGASTAALLAVAPEADIVAVDASRGMLEAAAAKDWPPSVRFVHSAVEQLAEHGVTGPFDGILAAYLIRNLADPDGQLRKLRMMLRPGATLAVHEYSVRDSRAATCIWHAVCWGIIIPAGWWRTRDTALYRYLWRSVLDFDGAARFRARLVDAGFTAVHSETMPGWEANIVHTFLADAPL; translated from the coding sequence GTGCGCGTCGGTGAAGCCCGCCCCACACCCGGCCAGTTGTCAGCCGCCTTCGACGCTGGGGCGATGGCATACGACCGGCTGGTGGGCGCCAGCCCCGGCTACCACCAGCAGCTGCTGCTCTCCGCACGTCGCATGCGAATCACCAATAACGGCAAGGGCTTACGGCTGCTCGATGCGGGTTGCGGCACCGGCGCGTCGACGGCCGCGCTGCTGGCCGTCGCCCCGGAGGCCGACATCGTTGCGGTCGACGCGTCGCGAGGCATGCTCGAGGCCGCGGCCGCCAAGGACTGGCCCCCATCGGTGCGGTTCGTGCACAGTGCCGTCGAGCAACTCGCGGAGCACGGCGTCACAGGACCGTTCGACGGCATCCTGGCCGCCTACCTGATCCGCAACCTCGCCGACCCTGACGGGCAATTGCGGAAACTTCGGATGATGCTGCGGCCCGGCGCCACCCTGGCGGTGCACGAATACTCGGTGCGCGACTCCCGCGCCGCCACTTGCATCTGGCACGCCGTGTGCTGGGGCATCATCATTCCCGCCGGATGGTGGCGCACCCGCGATACGGCGCTGTACCGCTACCTGTGGCGCAGCGTGCTGGACTTCGACGGCGCGGCCCGATTCCGGGCCCGCCTGGTCGATGCGGGTTTCACCGCCGTGCACAGCGAAACGATGCCCGGGTGGGAGGCCAACATCGTGCACACCTTCCTGGCGGACGCGCCGCTATGA
- a CDS encoding lycopene cyclase domain-containing protein yields MIGLGYTVPAVAAVFTVCALELAVLRTGLFRRPAYWLSMLIVLGFQIPVDGWLTKLSSPIVSYDPRQITGVRFPFDIPVEDFLFGFALATAVLLGWERQRARR; encoded by the coding sequence ATGATCGGCCTCGGGTATACGGTGCCGGCGGTGGCGGCGGTATTCACCGTCTGCGCGCTGGAATTGGCGGTCCTGCGCACCGGACTCTTCCGGCGACCGGCCTACTGGCTGTCGATGCTGATCGTTCTGGGGTTCCAGATCCCGGTCGACGGCTGGCTCACCAAGCTCAGCTCCCCCATCGTCAGCTACGACCCCCGCCAGATCACCGGCGTGCGCTTCCCTTTCGACATCCCGGTCGAGGATTTCTTGTTCGGGTTCGCCCTGGCCACCGCGGTACTGCTGGGATGGGAACGCCAACGTGCGCGTCGGTGA
- a CDS encoding lycopene cyclase domain-containing protein, which produces MTDRWQYLLVLAACLAITAPLEMFGPGVYRQWRRLAKSVFPVAAVFLLWDEIAIAAHAWTYNGAYITGMSIPFGVPIEEVLFFVVIPICALLTYNAVSTILERVKRR; this is translated from the coding sequence ATGACCGACCGTTGGCAATATCTCTTGGTCCTGGCCGCATGCCTGGCGATCACCGCGCCCCTGGAGATGTTCGGTCCGGGCGTCTACCGGCAATGGCGGCGGCTTGCGAAGTCGGTCTTCCCGGTGGCCGCCGTATTCCTGCTCTGGGATGAGATCGCCATCGCCGCCCACGCGTGGACCTACAACGGCGCCTACATCACCGGCATGAGCATCCCGTTCGGGGTGCCGATCGAAGAGGTGCTGTTTTTCGTCGTCATTCCGATATGCGCGCTGCTCACCTACAACGCCGTGAGCACCATCCTAGAACGGGTCAAGCGCCGATGA